The following are from one region of the Phycisphaerales bacterium genome:
- the ispG gene encoding flavodoxin-dependent (E)-4-hydroxy-3-methylbut-2-enyl-diphosphate synthase: MQERRPTRPIYVGNEKTGIVQIGGGLPDSSGKATSPAPVSVQTMTAGYTHDVDKCVAEVHKLQAAGADVVRVAVPEKKDTEALKEILAQTSVPIVADVHFHFKRALEAVEAGVHKIRLNPGNINDREQVIEVINACKDAGLPIRVGVNEGSIIERRDKQKRAKELGAFFSDHKHGYMLAIMIAKLEEYLDIFYEQDFHDVAISAKSMDATMVIDAYTEISKRFDHPLHLGVTHAGPKETGCIRSVVALGTLLANGIGDTIRISYANDPIYEVEDGLELLYSLGLRERIGAELIACPTCGRIQVDLFSLVQEVRAKLASDIQVPMKVAVMGCVVNGPGEAEGADVAVFAGDRRGIIYVQGEKVANVNEDEILDRLLKECLAFQDAVRAGTAKLGEKKVDIVPPDPLGELGSGWEKMAAERLKGADLTIGQS, translated from the coding sequence ATGCAAGAGCGACGCCCCACACGGCCCATCTACGTTGGCAACGAGAAGACCGGCATCGTCCAGATTGGCGGCGGCCTGCCCGATTCGTCGGGCAAAGCCACCAGCCCCGCGCCGGTGAGCGTGCAGACCATGACCGCCGGGTATACGCACGACGTGGACAAGTGCGTGGCGGAGGTCCACAAGCTCCAGGCGGCCGGGGCCGACGTGGTCCGCGTAGCGGTGCCCGAGAAGAAGGACACCGAGGCGCTCAAGGAGATCCTCGCCCAGACCAGCGTGCCGATCGTGGCCGACGTGCACTTCCACTTCAAGCGGGCGCTCGAGGCCGTCGAGGCAGGGGTGCACAAGATCCGCCTGAACCCGGGGAACATCAACGACCGCGAGCAGGTGATCGAGGTGATCAACGCCTGCAAGGACGCGGGCCTGCCCATCCGCGTGGGGGTGAACGAGGGCTCGATCATCGAGCGGCGCGACAAGCAGAAGCGGGCGAAGGAGCTGGGCGCCTTCTTCAGCGACCACAAGCACGGCTACATGCTGGCCATCATGATCGCCAAGCTTGAAGAATACCTGGACATCTTCTACGAGCAGGACTTCCACGACGTGGCCATCAGCGCCAAGAGCATGGACGCCACGATGGTGATCGACGCGTACACCGAGATCAGCAAGCGCTTCGACCACCCGCTGCACCTGGGCGTGACGCACGCGGGGCCCAAGGAAACCGGCTGTATCCGTTCCGTGGTGGCGCTCGGAACGCTGCTGGCCAATGGCATCGGCGACACGATCCGCATCAGCTACGCGAACGACCCGATCTACGAGGTCGAGGACGGGCTGGAGTTGCTCTACTCCCTCGGCCTGCGCGAGCGCATCGGGGCGGAACTGATTGCCTGCCCCACGTGTGGCCGAATCCAGGTCGATCTGTTCAGCCTGGTGCAGGAGGTTCGCGCGAAGCTGGCCAGCGACATCCAGGTGCCCATGAAGGTCGCCGTGATGGGCTGCGTCGTGAACGGGCCGGGCGAGGCCGAGGGCGCCGACGTAGCCGTCTTCGCCGGCGACCGCCGCGGCATCATCTACGTGCAGGGCGAGAAGGTCGCCAACGTGAACGAAGACGAGATCCTCGATCGCCTGCTCAAGGAGTGCCTGGCCTTCCAGGACGCCGTCCGCGCCGGCACGGCCAAGCTGGGCGAGAAGAAGGTGGACATCGTGCCGCCCGACCCGCTGGGCGAACTCGGCAGCGGGTGGGAGAAGATGGCGGCCGAGCGGCTGAAGGGCGCGGACCTGACGATCGGGCAGTCTTGA
- a CDS encoding SDR family oxidoreductase, with protein MAGRRLEGKRILVTGAAQGIGLAIARACLDEGATVYLSDIRDEEGAKAAAEIGATYLHLDVRSQSDWASALESIGGLHGLVNNAGITGFGVPQLGPQDAEHCSLEDWRAVHAINLDGVFLGCRHAIAAMKAGGGSIVNIASRSGKVGVGGAAAYASSKAAVINHTRSVALCCAERGYPVRCNAISPGAILTPMWEALLEHAPDREAAIAEFAAEVPLRRLGSPEDVASLAVYLLSDESAYVTGAEFAVDGGLTAGIAAQLKK; from the coding sequence GTGGCGGGCCGGCGACTGGAAGGCAAACGCATCCTCGTCACCGGCGCCGCCCAAGGCATCGGCCTGGCGATCGCGCGGGCGTGCCTCGACGAAGGCGCGACGGTCTACCTGAGCGACATCCGCGACGAAGAGGGTGCGAAGGCCGCGGCCGAGATCGGCGCGACGTACCTCCATCTCGACGTCCGTTCGCAGTCGGACTGGGCGTCCGCCCTCGAATCCATCGGCGGCCTCCACGGCCTGGTCAACAACGCCGGCATCACCGGTTTCGGCGTGCCCCAACTGGGCCCCCAAGACGCCGAGCACTGCTCGCTCGAAGATTGGCGGGCCGTGCACGCGATCAACCTCGACGGCGTCTTCCTGGGCTGCAGGCACGCGATCGCCGCGATGAAGGCAGGCGGTGGCTCGATCGTCAACATCGCCTCGCGCAGCGGCAAGGTTGGCGTCGGTGGCGCCGCGGCGTACGCCAGCAGCAAGGCCGCGGTCATCAACCACACCCGCTCGGTCGCCCTTTGCTGCGCCGAACGCGGCTATCCGGTGCGCTGCAACGCCATCTCGCCCGGCGCGATCCTCACGCCCATGTGGGAGGCGCTGCTCGAGCACGCGCCCGATCGCGAGGCCGCCATCGCCGAGTTCGCCGCCGAGGTGCCGCTGCGGCGCCTGGGTTCGCCCGAAGACGTCGCGAGTCTTGCGGTGTACTTGCTCAGCGACGAGTCCGCATACGTGACGGGCGCCGAATTCGCCGTCGATGGCGGCCTGACCGCGGGCATAGCGGCGCAGCTGAAAAAGTAA
- a CDS encoding GAF domain-containing protein, with amino-acid sequence MSETTSRVRDYTGLLSACRRLTGDRATRMAGLVDIAWDALASEDVSWLGFYLPDPDDDLQMLLGPRRDKPACSPIGMHGACGQSFRQHITLVVRDVAALGEGYVACDPKDLAELVIPLFDAHGQCWGVFDLDSFSRGAFTTRDADALHECLAAGGLTSDTPPAARVF; translated from the coding sequence ATGAGCGAGACCACGTCGCGAGTTCGCGACTACACGGGCCTGCTCTCCGCATGCCGTCGCCTTACCGGCGATCGCGCAACGCGGATGGCGGGCCTTGTCGATATTGCGTGGGACGCGCTGGCAAGCGAAGACGTGTCGTGGCTGGGCTTCTACCTGCCCGACCCCGACGACGACCTGCAGATGCTGCTGGGCCCACGGAGAGACAAGCCCGCCTGCTCGCCCATTGGCATGCACGGCGCGTGCGGCCAGTCGTTCCGCCAGCACATCACCCTCGTCGTGCGCGACGTCGCGGCGCTGGGCGAGGGCTACGTGGCGTGCGACCCGAAGGACCTGGCCGAACTGGTCATCCCGCTCTTCGACGCGCACGGGCAGTGCTGGGGCGTATTCGATCTTGACAGCTTCAGCCGCGGCGCCTTCACCACCCGCGATGCCGACGCACTGCACGAGTGCCTGGCGGCGGGGGGGCTGACCAGCGACACGCCGCCGGCCGCGAGGGTCTTCTGA
- the rpsR gene encoding 30S ribosomal protein S18 has product MSRFSRFGGGPNKKSVIKTSGNGVTYVDWKDADNLRRMMSPNGKIYGRKRLSTTAKEQAMIAQAIKRARFMGLLPYTSATL; this is encoded by the coding sequence ATGAGCCGTTTTTCCCGCTTCGGCGGCGGACCCAACAAGAAGAGCGTGATCAAGACTTCCGGCAACGGCGTGACCTACGTCGACTGGAAGGACGCCGACAACCTGCGCCGCATGATGAGCCCCAACGGCAAGATCTACGGCCGCAAGCGTCTGAGCACCACCGCCAAGGAGCAGGCCATGATCGCCCAGGCGATCAAGCGGGCCCGCTTCATGGGCCTGCTGCCCTACACCTCCGCGACGCTCTGA
- a CDS encoding MauE/DoxX family redox-associated membrane protein, whose translation MTTGQRIDVVFTVFVRLFLAGVFGFAAFMKLRSPDAAQAFAESIQAFKLLDRFDHHHVVVVSTFAVPWLEAICAVLILLGLWTRAAAFAMLSALGVFMYAIYTAIARDMNVQCGCFGDFSFPCDDTIGMCQMYRNGVLAAGCLFLVIRGGGRASFDRFCGRSRPASEAGEPSEADRRSAAPARAKGEGSTAVDPARPAPLSSPPSGQPSADAPPKPRWD comes from the coding sequence GTGACCACCGGTCAGCGCATCGACGTGGTGTTCACCGTCTTCGTCCGCCTGTTCCTGGCGGGCGTGTTCGGCTTTGCCGCATTCATGAAGCTGCGCAGCCCGGACGCGGCGCAGGCCTTCGCCGAGTCGATTCAGGCCTTCAAGTTGCTTGATCGCTTCGATCACCACCACGTCGTGGTCGTCTCGACCTTCGCCGTGCCGTGGCTCGAAGCCATCTGTGCCGTGCTCATCCTGCTGGGGCTCTGGACGCGGGCGGCGGCCTTCGCCATGCTCAGCGCTCTGGGCGTGTTCATGTACGCCATCTACACCGCCATCGCCCGCGACATGAACGTCCAGTGCGGCTGTTTCGGCGACTTCAGCTTCCCTTGCGACGACACCATCGGCATGTGCCAGATGTACCGCAACGGCGTCCTGGCCGCCGGGTGCCTGTTCCTGGTCATCCGCGGCGGCGGGAGGGCCTCGTTCGACCGCTTCTGCGGCCGTAGCAGGCCTGCCAGCGAGGCTGGAGAGCCAAGCGAGGCCGATCGGCGATCCGCGGCCCCCGCCCGGGCGAAGGGCGAAGGTTCCACCGCGGTGGACCCGGCCCGGCCAGCCCCGCTATCATCTCCGCCCTCGGGGCAGCCATCGGCCGATGCGCCGCCCAAGCCCCGCTGGGACTGA
- a CDS encoding rhodanese-like domain-containing protein, with amino-acid sequence MRFFGRLAIILIVAVGAAVAHSMQWPITRDVADALERQGRASQPSTGGESASASDPEPAPEPEASTVEEPELGVDPTVADPIPVPDQGVQEQADLPDYYISVDRAYEYWEDGMAFIDARTDAERTDGTIEGAFHLETRDFISGMSAQVLAQVDRAFPVIIFCGGGECDASENVAQRLIGRGYTEVYIMHEGFGAWKAAGHPTEPAGGG; translated from the coding sequence ATGCGGTTTTTCGGTCGACTTGCCATCATCCTGATCGTGGCGGTCGGCGCCGCCGTGGCCCACTCCATGCAGTGGCCCATCACCCGCGACGTCGCCGACGCGCTCGAACGCCAGGGACGCGCTTCCCAGCCTTCAACCGGCGGCGAGTCGGCGTCTGCGAGCGACCCCGAGCCAGCGCCCGAACCAGAGGCGTCGACCGTCGAAGAACCCGAACTGGGCGTCGATCCCACCGTGGCCGATCCGATTCCCGTTCCCGATCAGGGCGTCCAAGAGCAAGCGGACCTGCCCGACTACTACATCTCCGTCGATCGCGCGTACGAGTACTGGGAAGACGGCATGGCGTTCATCGATGCCCGCACCGACGCCGAGCGAACCGACGGCACGATCGAGGGCGCCTTTCACCTCGAGACGCGCGACTTCATCAGCGGGATGAGCGCCCAGGTGCTCGCCCAGGTCGATCGCGCCTTCCCGGTCATCATCTTCTGCGGGGGCGGCGAGTGCGACGCCTCGGAGAACGTCGCCCAGCGGCTCATCGGCCGCGGCTACACCGAAGTCTACATCATGCACGAGGGTTTCGGTGCCTGGAAGGCCGCCGGCCATCCGACCGAGCCGGCGGGGGGTGGCTAA
- a CDS encoding DUF1573 domain-containing protein, which yields MTSNSRLTILAVLGLGASLTLSPAATLAQQAGGAVVVPGSQQQEEDGQNGQATFDLETPIIDLGTILDTEPATGTIRFRNTGNTALMVPSVSTTCGCTVAELPKNEFAPGESVELEVEFDPRGKTAGRHEQTVTFRTSDPANPMVAVKVRAFVKPLISIEPMQVNLGQVTKHTRKETLISLTGSHEDFEAFHVTLVGEGAKYFNVDILGTDRLEQEGESVARTDILVTLREDAPPGRAQALATIRTNDDRRKLVTVPVGAQVEGDVSINPLRMSLGTLSVGRELEEIVEVRHGRNEPFKITGVELRPLQPAGMAPMKIEYTVEPIDAEAGSNGKAVDAYRVKLVLPSIEQAGRIRGNFVVHTDVPLEEQVMLPYVGRVVDTRSGE from the coding sequence ATGACCAGCAACTCTCGCTTGACCATCCTGGCCGTCCTTGGCCTGGGCGCGAGCCTCACCCTCTCGCCCGCCGCCACGCTCGCCCAGCAGGCCGGTGGCGCGGTCGTGGTGCCAGGCAGCCAGCAGCAGGAAGAGGACGGCCAGAACGGCCAGGCCACCTTCGATCTGGAAACGCCCATCATCGACCTGGGCACGATCCTGGACACCGAGCCAGCAACAGGCACCATCCGCTTCCGCAACACGGGCAACACCGCCCTGATGGTGCCCAGCGTGAGCACCACCTGCGGCTGTACGGTGGCCGAGCTACCCAAGAACGAGTTCGCCCCGGGCGAATCGGTCGAGCTCGAAGTGGAGTTTGATCCTCGCGGAAAGACCGCGGGCCGCCACGAGCAGACGGTGACGTTCCGCACCAGCGACCCGGCCAACCCGATGGTGGCCGTCAAGGTCCGTGCATTCGTCAAGCCGCTCATCTCGATCGAACCCATGCAGGTCAACCTGGGCCAAGTCACCAAGCACACCCGCAAGGAGACGCTCATCAGCCTGACCGGCTCGCACGAAGACTTCGAGGCATTCCACGTCACGCTCGTGGGCGAAGGCGCGAAGTACTTCAACGTCGACATCCTGGGCACCGACCGCCTCGAGCAGGAAGGCGAGTCCGTCGCTCGGACCGACATCCTCGTCACGCTCCGCGAAGACGCGCCTCCCGGTCGCGCTCAGGCGCTGGCGACCATCCGCACCAACGACGATCGTCGCAAGCTCGTCACCGTTCCGGTGGGCGCCCAGGTCGAGGGCGACGTTTCGATCAACCCCTTGCGTATGTCCCTGGGCACGCTGAGCGTCGGCCGCGAACTCGAAGAAATCGTCGAAGTTCGTCACGGCCGCAACGAGCCGTTCAAGATCACCGGCGTCGAGCTTCGCCCGCTGCAGCCGGCCGGCATGGCCCCGATGAAGATCGAGTACACCGTTGAACCGATCGACGCCGAGGCGGGCTCCAACGGTAAGGCCGTCGATGCGTACCGTGTCAAGCTCGTGCTGCCCAGCATCGAGCAGGCCGGCCGGATTCGCGGCAACTTCGTGGTCCACACCGACGTGCCCCTCGAAGAGCAGGTCATGCTGCCCTACGTGGGCCGCGTGGTCGACACCCGCTCGGGCGAGTAA
- a CDS encoding Glu/Leu/Phe/Val dehydrogenase: MASDVFVDEALPRLESAAKHSSASADTVERLRHAERFSEVAIPVKKDDGSLEVFTGYRCRYNTVRGPAKGGIRYHPDVTPGEVRALAFWMTFKCATVGIPFGGGKGGVVVDPRKLSERELETLSRGYMRGMADVLGPDIDVPAPDVYTNAKIMGWMSDEFDVIKRGRYPGVITGKPVAVGGSLGRDDATGRGGFVCLQQVEKKRGWDPKDITVAIQGFGNAGQHFAKLADKAGYKVVAVSDSRGGIYDASGLDVRETIATKVDSGRLPEAGKKISNEDLLELEVDVLVPAALENAVRKDNAKKIKAQVLIELANGPLTKEADEILSKGDTLVVPDILANAGGVTVSYFEWTQNISGYYWDLETVHKRLGEIMSESFGQVYDLMQSENIPMRTACYAHALNRLAEAME; encoded by the coding sequence ATGGCCTCAGACGTGTTCGTGGACGAAGCCCTGCCCCGCTTGGAGTCCGCCGCCAAGCACAGTTCCGCCAGCGCGGACACGGTCGAGCGGCTCCGGCACGCCGAGCGGTTCTCCGAAGTCGCCATTCCAGTCAAAAAAGACGACGGCTCGCTCGAGGTCTTCACCGGCTATCGCTGCCGATACAACACCGTCCGCGGGCCGGCCAAGGGTGGCATCCGCTACCACCCCGATGTCACGCCGGGCGAAGTTCGCGCCCTGGCGTTCTGGATGACGTTCAAGTGCGCCACCGTGGGCATTCCCTTCGGTGGCGGCAAGGGCGGCGTCGTCGTCGATCCTCGCAAGCTCAGCGAGCGCGAACTCGAAACCCTCAGCCGCGGCTACATGCGCGGCATGGCCGATGTGCTCGGGCCGGACATCGACGTGCCCGCCCCGGACGTGTACACGAATGCGAAGATCATGGGCTGGATGAGCGACGAATTCGACGTCATCAAGCGCGGACGATACCCGGGCGTCATTACCGGCAAGCCAGTCGCCGTCGGAGGATCGCTGGGCCGCGACGATGCAACCGGTCGCGGTGGCTTCGTGTGCCTCCAGCAGGTCGAGAAGAAGCGCGGCTGGGACCCCAAGGACATTACCGTGGCTATCCAGGGCTTCGGCAATGCAGGCCAGCACTTCGCCAAGCTGGCCGACAAGGCCGGCTACAAGGTCGTGGCGGTCAGCGACTCCCGTGGCGGGATCTATGACGCCTCGGGGCTGGACGTTCGCGAAACCATTGCCACCAAGGTCGATTCCGGACGCCTGCCCGAGGCCGGCAAGAAGATCAGCAACGAGGATCTGCTGGAACTGGAGGTCGACGTGCTCGTGCCCGCCGCGCTCGAGAACGCCGTACGGAAGGACAACGCCAAGAAGATCAAGGCCCAGGTGCTCATCGAGCTGGCCAACGGCCCGCTGACAAAGGAAGCCGACGAGATCCTCTCCAAGGGCGACACGCTGGTCGTGCCCGACATCCTGGCCAACGCCGGGGGCGTCACGGTCAGCTACTTCGAATGGACGCAGAACATCAGCGGCTATTACTGGGACCTGGAGACCGTGCACAAGCGCCTGGGCGAGATCATGTCCGAGTCCTTCGGCCAGGTGTACGACCTCATGCAGTCCGAGAACATCCCGATGCGGACCGCCTGCTACGCCCACGCCCTGAATAGGCTCGCGGAAGCCATGGAGTGA
- a CDS encoding GNAT family N-acetyltransferase yields MSTTLGSTTIMRLNERRQMAVIAELADEHEVRPASQGGGVVAFMAGAPWLCSAIGCGLESVLTDEGAQAIASYIATRGGRPRIVLTDQSTKPEFAALARTSLVLEEVERVLARGLDMPIHTPEVSGLTIERLDATDGAAVEAIARFTMDGFAEPGKPAPAAQVEAMIRSQKHPRSRGFWAFVDGEPAATCGMEVVSISPMPGQGPIKVASLWGATVDQRFRRRGIQQALIAHRLRQGQEEGCALAVIECEPGIPTERNAARLGFRLAYTRLAFAAPVAAYATSG; encoded by the coding sequence ATGAGCACAACGCTTGGCTCGACCACCATCATGCGCCTGAACGAACGCCGGCAGATGGCGGTCATCGCCGAACTGGCCGACGAGCACGAAGTTCGACCAGCCAGTCAGGGCGGTGGCGTCGTGGCATTCATGGCCGGTGCGCCCTGGCTGTGCTCGGCGATCGGCTGCGGGCTCGAGTCGGTGCTTACCGACGAGGGCGCTCAGGCCATCGCGAGCTACATCGCTACCCGGGGCGGTCGGCCCCGCATCGTCCTGACCGACCAGAGCACCAAACCCGAGTTCGCTGCATTGGCTCGGACGAGCCTGGTGCTCGAGGAAGTAGAGCGTGTCCTGGCCAGGGGCCTCGATATGCCGATTCACACACCGGAGGTCTCCGGCCTGACCATCGAGCGGCTGGATGCAACGGATGGGGCCGCGGTCGAGGCGATTGCGCGATTTACGATGGATGGCTTCGCCGAGCCCGGCAAGCCTGCGCCGGCCGCACAGGTCGAGGCCATGATCCGCAGCCAGAAGCATCCTCGATCCAGGGGTTTCTGGGCGTTCGTCGATGGTGAGCCGGCCGCCACATGCGGCATGGAAGTCGTGTCCATATCGCCGATGCCGGGCCAGGGACCAATCAAGGTCGCCTCGCTGTGGGGCGCGACGGTGGACCAGCGATTCCGCCGCCGGGGCATCCAGCAAGCACTGATCGCCCACCGCTTGAGGCAGGGCCAGGAAGAAGGCTGCGCTCTCGCCGTCATCGAGTGCGAGCCCGGCATTCCGACCGAACGCAATGCCGCTCGCTTGGGATTCAGGCTGGCATACACGAGGCTGGCGTTTGCCGCGCCCGTCGCGGCTTATGCAACTTCGGGTTGA